Part of the Deltaproteobacteria bacterium genome, ATTAAGGGGGGCACTTTCTCCCTTAAGACGCGTATTTGTACAGGAGAGGTATGGGTACGCAGAAGTATGTCCTCATCTATGTAGAATGTATCATGCATGTCTCTTGCCGGATGCTCTTTGGGCATGTTGAGCATATCAAAATTGTATAATTCATATTCTATCTCCGGTCCTTCCTCGATAGAGAAATTCAGTCCTTCGAATATACCTTCTATTTCTCTTAGAACGATATTCAAAGGATGCAGACTGCCTTTTGCATATCTTCTACCGGGGAGAGAAACATCCAATTTTTCCCTCTCCAAGGATAGATTTTCTATTTCTTTTCTTATACCTTCATTTTTCTGTGAAAATATCTTTTCTGCTTCTTTCTTCAGTCTATTTATCATCTCTCCGTAGTTTTTCTTTTCCTCTGCAGGAAGGGTGGAAATATTCTTTAAAAGTTTCGTTATATAGCCCCTTTTACCTAAGTATGCAGCTTTTATTCGCTTCAGGTTTTCTAAGTCACGAATCTCTTTTATTTCCTGATTTAACTTCTCTAATATTTTTTTCAACTTTACTTTACTGCCTCTACTATTTTTTTAAATGTTTCTGGTTCTCTTATCGCGAGTTCTGAGAGCATTTTTCTATTTATATCTATTTCGTTTTTCTTTAAACCGTGCACAAAACTACTATAGTTGAGACCCAAGGCTCTTACTGCAGCATTGATACGAGTAATCCATAGTTTTCTAAATTCCCTTTTTCTTATCTTTCTATCTTTGTAAGCATTAGATAACGCTCTGCGCACAGCTTCTTCAGCATTTTTATAGGTACTATGTCTCCTCTGATAGTAACCTTTTGCCATTTTCAGTATCTTTTTGT contains:
- the pheS gene encoding phenylalanine--tRNA ligase subunit alpha — protein: MKKILEKLNQEIKEIRDLENLKRIKAAYLGKRGYITKLLKNISTLPAEEKKNYGEMINRLKKEAEKIFSQKNEGIRKEIENLSLEREKLDVSLPGRRYAKGSLHPLNIVLREIEGIFEGLNFSIEEGPEIEYELYNFDMLNMPKEHPARDMHDTFYIDEDILLRTHTSPVQIRVLREKVPPLMFISPGKVYRRDADVSHSPMFHQVEGMIVDRKVSFSHLKGIMTVFLKEFFGEETKLRFRPSYFPFTEPSAEVDIECIICKGDGCRLCSYTGFLEILGCGVVHPNVFKAAGYDPKIWKGLAFGMGVERMAMLKYGIDDIRLLFENDYRFLKNFA
- the rplT gene encoding 50S ribosomal protein L20 yields the protein MRVRTGPYRRRKHKKILKMAKGYYQRRHSTYKNAEEAVRRALSNAYKDRKIRKREFRKLWITRINAAVRALGLNYSSFVHGLKKNEIDINRKMLSELAIREPETFKKIVEAVK